The genomic stretch TATACCATCAATTTTTCCGCACCCAATACCTTCCTCGAACTCAATACAGCGGTACTGGTCACCAGCCCGGCCCTCAAAAGCCCTATGGGCAGCTCCACAGCCGCTTTTACTGATACAACAGCCGCCGCACTATTTTTAAAAGATACATCCGCCAGGCAGCGCAACTGGACCGCCTTGCGGGAAGCACTCACCAACTGATGCGTTCCCTGCTGACCATATGGTTATTGATCCTGGCCCACTCAAGTTCCGCCACCCTCATTGTGGCAGGGCAGGGCCAGCGGGTGTCAACCCTGCAACAGGCAGTAGCGCTGGCTAAGGACGGTGACAGTATACTCCTCAAAAAAGGCCTTTACACCGAAGGCAATATCCTGGTCCGGAAAGCCATCACCCTGCTGGGTGAACCCGGCGCCATCCTGGACGGACAGAAAAAAACCGAGCTGCTGACCCTCAGCGGCAGCCATATTACAGTTAAAGGACTGGTCCTGCGGAATGCAGGTTACTCTGCCCTGAATGATTATGCCGCCATCAAAGTAGTGGACGCCCACCAGGTAACCATTGAGCAATGCACCGTGGAGAACGCCTACTTCGCCCTGCATATCTCCAATACCACCCGGGCTACTATCCGCAATAATAAGATCATTGGTTCGCCTGCCAGCGAGCAGTTGACCGGCAACGGCATCCATCTCTGGAAATGTTCCGGCGCTGTCATCGAAAAGAATTATGTGACCGGCCACCGGGATGGTATTTACTTTGAATTTGTTACCGGATCCACTATCCGCAATAATACCAGCGAACGCAACCTTCGGTACGGTCTTCATTTTATGTTCTCCCATAATGATCATTACACCAACAATACCTTCCGGAAGAACGGGGCCGGCGTGGCCGTGATGTATTCCAAAAAAGTGACCATGGAAGGCAACCATTTTGAAGAGAACTGGGGCGCCTCCGCCTATGGTATCCTGCTCAAAGAGCTGACCGATGGCAGGATTGAGCACAATACCTTTCATCGTAATACTGTAGGTATCTATATGGAGGGCAGCAGCCGGATGGAGGTCCGCCGGAATAGTTTCAGGAATAATGGCTGGGCGCTCAAAGTACAGGCCAGCTGCGACGATAATAATTTCCTGCAGAACAATTTTACAGGAAACACTTTTGATGTAGCCACCAACGGCACCATGATGCTGAATACTTTCAGCGGGAACTACTGGGATAAATATGAAGGGTATGACCTGAACAAGGACGGCATTGGCGACGTCCCTTATTTCCCTGTCAGTGTGTATTCCATGGTGGTAGAACAGAACCCAACTACGCTGATCCTGCTGCGTAGTTTCATTGTATCCCTGCTTGATAAAGCCGAAAAGGCGATCCCTGTAATAACACCGGCCAACCTGGTAGACAACCAGCCGCTGATAAAGCCCATCGCATTATGATCAGGATCCACCAGCTACAGAAAAAATTTGGCCGCCTCCAGGCCCTGGATGCCATCAGCGCGCAGTTTGACCGCGGGCAGGTGGTATCACTGATTGGCCCTAACGGTTCTGGAAAGACAACCCTTATCAAATCCATCCTGGGCATGGTCAAACCTGATAGCGGCAGTATTGAAGTGCAGGGCATAATGATCAACGGGCTGCCCGCGTACCGGGAAAAGATAGGGTATATGCCGCAGATAGGTCGCTATCCCGACAATATGAAAATAGGCCAGCTCTTCAGTATGATGAGGGCTGTCCGGAAAGTGCCGGAGCAGGACCTGGACACAGAGCTGCTGGAGCAGTTTGGGCTGCCGGCTATTTTCGGGAAATCCATGCGCACCCTCAGTGGCGGCACCCGCCAGAAAGTAAGTGCGGCCCTGGCTTTTTATTTCAGACCCGAAATACTGATTTTGGACGAACCAACGGCGGGACTGGATCCACTGTCGGCCGAGATCCTCAAAGAGAAGATCGGGAAAGAAAGCCGGAAAGACAAGCCCATCCTCATCACCTCGCATATTCTGAGCGACCTGGAAGACCTTACCACCCATGTCCTGTATTTGCAGGAAGGCAAGCTGCTCTGGTGGGGTGGGATAGCCGTCCTGCGCCGCGAGACCGGTGAAGAGAAACTGGGCCGGGCCATTGCCCGCCTCATGCAACAGGAAAACAAGCAGTCCTCCTGGGTGGGGGACTTATCGCAAACCGTTTAAAAGATTGG from Candidatus Pseudobacter hemicellulosilyticus encodes the following:
- a CDS encoding nitrous oxide reductase family maturation protein NosD, yielding MRSLLTIWLLILAHSSSATLIVAGQGQRVSTLQQAVALAKDGDSILLKKGLYTEGNILVRKAITLLGEPGAILDGQKKTELLTLSGSHITVKGLVLRNAGYSALNDYAAIKVVDAHQVTIEQCTVENAYFALHISNTTRATIRNNKIIGSPASEQLTGNGIHLWKCSGAVIEKNYVTGHRDGIYFEFVTGSTIRNNTSERNLRYGLHFMFSHNDHYTNNTFRKNGAGVAVMYSKKVTMEGNHFEENWGASAYGILLKELTDGRIEHNTFHRNTVGIYMEGSSRMEVRRNSFRNNGWALKVQASCDDNNFLQNNFTGNTFDVATNGTMMLNTFSGNYWDKYEGYDLNKDGIGDVPYFPVSVYSMVVEQNPTTLILLRSFIVSLLDKAEKAIPVITPANLVDNQPLIKPIAL
- a CDS encoding ABC transporter ATP-binding protein, producing the protein MIRIHQLQKKFGRLQALDAISAQFDRGQVVSLIGPNGSGKTTLIKSILGMVKPDSGSIEVQGIMINGLPAYREKIGYMPQIGRYPDNMKIGQLFSMMRAVRKVPEQDLDTELLEQFGLPAIFGKSMRTLSGGTRQKVSAALAFYFRPEILILDEPTAGLDPLSAEILKEKIGKESRKDKPILITSHILSDLEDLTTHVLYLQEGKLLWWGGIAVLRRETGEEKLGRAIARLMQQENKQSSWVGDLSQTV